One genomic window of Salvia miltiorrhiza cultivar Shanhuang (shh) chromosome 4, IMPLAD_Smil_shh, whole genome shotgun sequence includes the following:
- the LOC131022211 gene encoding pentatricopeptide repeat-containing protein At4g28010-like, with the protein MALSLMRKNLFLKPQNLIRINLFATNPLLNPNCTKLQELDLVETKITSLCQKPNSIVNLQNACSLFEQSVESGLVPSGPSSDLLLQTLVRNKEHKLAFSIYKKMVCAGALPRYLSLSSLVECLVHLSVPQLALGAIGLMLKQGYTVNLYIANVLLNGLCSNGFVVDAEEFLGEMDRNYVSPDRVSFNTLIKGLCREKRLDEAMSVKKRMESANIAPNLITYNTLMDAHFAEDRMDGAMRLLEEMRMTGLEPDVFFYDTLIHGFCSKGDVSRAREILNEMLDKGISPDRVSYTCLMRGLCQKGNLKEVKRLFNEMLKNGIRPDAVMFAGIIGGLCQVGMVERAVEMFNFMLDKGEEPTNTIYNILIDGLCKAGLFNDAFKILEVMLEKQMNPDIVTYNIVLRGLCEVGKVDAAVKLYDSMVSNTNHVEPDSRTICTLVNGLCREGHLGKAEQIIREMVKQKKSTDIAPYTVLIGAYLKEGKVKKALNTWKAILRLGFIPDSRSYSAFINGLCKCSCMNIAKGIFNRMRTSGPSPTSFDYNVLMAALCREGSLEQAGALFTDMVSGSCEPDVVSFNIMIESTIKAGNIQSANELVVNMRRRGLHPDALTFSVLINSHSKLGMMTEAKALFEMMKAAGFPPHSVVYDSLLKGLRAEGNAEEIINLLRKMGEAGVALDDELTSTILTCICDLPEGHYIADLLPSFTREKVDGSSIPCDELLRRLQNIIPTLQTSTRI; encoded by the coding sequence ATGGCGTTGTCACTGATGCGAAAGAACCTGTTTTTGAAGCCACAAAATCTCATACGCATCAATCTTTTCGCTACAAACCCACTCTTAAACCCTAATTGCACCAAGCTCCAAGAGTTAGACCTGGTGGAAACCAAAATCACGTCTCTATGTCAAAAACCCAATTCAATCGTAAATTTGCAGAATGCGTGTTCTCTATTTGAGCAATCTGTGGAATCGGGTCTCGTTCCATCGGGGCCTTCCAGCGATCTTCTTTTGCAAACCCTTGTCAGGAACAAGGAGCACAAATTGGCTTTCAGTATTTATAAGAAGATGGTGTGTGCTGGGGCTTTGCCTCGATATTTGTCATTATCGTCTTTGGTTGAGTGCTTGGTGCATCTCTCCGTGCCCCAATTGGCTCTGGGAGCAATTGGGTTGATGTTGAAGCAAGGGTACACCGTTAACCTATATATTGCCAATGTCTTGTTGAATGGCCTTTGTAGTAATGGATTTGTGGTTGATGCGGAGGAGTTTTTAGGTGAGATGGATAGAAATTATGTGTCTCCAGATAGAGTTAGTTTCAATACTTTGATAAAAGGGCTGTGCCGGGAGAAGAGATTAGACGAAGCTATGAGTGTGAAGAAAAGAATGGAGTCTGCAAATATTGCTCCCAATTTGATCACATATAACACTCTCATGGATGCTCATTTTGCGGAGGATCGTATGGATGGAGCAATGAGGTTGTTGGAGGAGATGAGGATGACAGGGTTGGAACCAGATGTTTTCTTTTATGACACGCTCATACATGGATTTTGTAGTAAAGGAGATGTTAGTAGAGCGAGGGAGATTTTAAATGAGATGTTGGATAAAGGAATTTCTCCAGATAGAGTTTCTTACACTTGCTTGATGCGTGGTCTCTGCCAGAAGGGGAATCTTAAAGAAGTGAAGCGCCTGTTCAATGAAATGTTGAAAAATGGGATCCGTCCTGATGCTGTTATGTTTGCAGGTATAATTGGCGGGCTTTGCCAAGTTGGGATGGTGGAGAGAGCAGTGGAGATGTTTAATTTCATGCTGGACAAGGGAGAGGAGCCCACTAATACAATATATAACATTCTAATTGATGGATTGTGCAAGGCAGGACTTTTCAATGATGCTTTCAAGATTCTGGAAGTGATGTTGGAGAAGCAAATGAATCCTGATATTGTAACCTACAATATTGTATTAAGAGGCCTCTGTGAAGTTGGGAAGGTTGATGCCGCCGTGAAACTTTATGATTCTATGGTATCAAACACAAATCATGTTGAGCCTGATTCTCGGACTATTTGTACCCTAGTCAATGGGCTGTGCAGGGAAGGCCACCTTGGAAAGGCAGAACAGATTATTCGTGAAATGGTTAAACAAAAGAAGTCGACTGACATTGCACCATACACCGTACTGATTGGAGCTTATCTGAAAGAAGGAAAGGTTAAGAAAGCGCTGAATACTTGGAAGGCTATTCTACGGTTAGGGTTCATTCCTGATTCAAGGTCTTATAGTGCTTTTATAAATGGTTTATGCAAATGTAGCTGTATGAACATTGCAAAAGGTATTTTTAACAGAATGAGAACCTCAGGTCCTAGTCCTACCTCATTTGACTACAACGTGTTGATGGCCGCCTTATGTAGGGAGGGTAGTTTGGAGCAAGCTGGAGCTTTGTTTACAGATATGGTCAGTGGTAGTTGTGAACCGGATGTTGTCTCGTTCAACATAATGATCGAGTCCACCATAAAAGCAGGGAATATTCAGTCTGCCAATGAGCTAGTGGTTAATATGCGGCGTAGGGGTCTGCATCCTGATGCTCTGACCTTTTCAGTTTTGATTAATAGCCATTCAAAATTAGGAATGATGACAGAGGCCAAAGCATTGTTTGAAATGATGAAAGCTGCTGGCTTCCCGCCACATTCTGTTGTTTATGATTCTTTGCTCAAAGGCTTGAGAGCAGAGGGCAATGCAGAAGAGATAATCAATTTGCTTCGGAAAATGGGGGAAGCAGGTGTTGCTCTTGATGATGAGCT